GTGCCGTTTGAGAAGCGTGGGCTGACTATTTGTTTGTCTGCAACTGCAGGGATAAAATGGCTTTTTTATAAAACAGGACAATTTGTCTTAGAAATGTGACGCAAATAGGTTTGGTATGAATTTGAATGAAAGCCAAGCGTGCCGCAAGAAGGCACTTGTTCTTTCACTTCCACATTCAACTTCTATATCACCCATGACCACGTTGCTGTATAACACCCGTCCTTCCCTGCGTCCGAGCCGTGCGTTGAGCACCATGCTCGCCGACATGCTGCGCGACCCGCAAACTACCCCCACCACGCAGCCCACTCCCACGTTCATCCCGGCCGCCGACATCCTCGAAACGGCCGAAGGTTTTGAGCTGCACCTGGCCCTGCCCGGTCTCAAGAAAGAAGCCGTGCACATCGAATTCCACGACGGCCAGCTGGTGATTTCGGGCGAGCGCGCCAATCCTGCCGCCGCCGCCAAAGAAGCCGCCGCTACGGCCACCGAGGCCAACGCCACCGACGAGGCCAAGCCCGACGACAACAAGCCCGCCGTGGTGGCCCCCGAGGCCCCGGCTAACCCCAAGTTCCGCCGCCTCGAAACCAACTACGGCACCTTCAGCCGCAGCTTCCGCCTTCCCGACACGGTGAACGTGAAGGCCATTGGCGCCGAACTGACCGACGGAATCCTGCGCGTCACGCTGCCCTTCGACACCGAAAAAGTGACCAAGCAGCACATCGAAATCCGCTAAGCGCGGGCCACTGATTGCAAAAAAGGCACCCCGCGGGGTGCCTTTTTTGCAGGCTCGTGTGTTATGTCCGTATACAACCTGATTTGGCCTGTTTTCTGCTAAAAGCAACCCCGAGGCGCTAAACTGAATCCTTCCCGCGTTGATGGTAATATCACCGGGCCGGCTCATCCGGTTTTCATACCCGGAACGTTAAATTAGGCTCTTCATTCACTGGTTTCACCCTTTTCAATTTTTCCCTTACCCA
This DNA window, taken from Hymenobacter sp. 5317J-9, encodes the following:
- a CDS encoding Hsp20/alpha crystallin family protein, with the protein product MTTLLYNTRPSLRPSRALSTMLADMLRDPQTTPTTQPTPTFIPAADILETAEGFELHLALPGLKKEAVHIEFHDGQLVISGERANPAAAAKEAAATATEANATDEAKPDDNKPAVVAPEAPANPKFRRLETNYGTFSRSFRLPDTVNVKAIGAELTDGILRVTLPFDTEKVTKQHIEIR